A part of Pararoseomonas sp. SCSIO 73927 genomic DNA contains:
- a CDS encoding peroxiredoxin has translation MLTIGDRFPSFRLSAVEGGPRGLDPRTAFTTLSDADDAGRWKLVFFWPKDFSLLCPTEILGFARLAGEFEARNTVLYGVSLDSELVHMHWRVHHQELRNLPFAMLSDVRRNLSRECGILDPVEGVPLRATFLVDPEGVIRHVSVHDLAVGRNPQETLRVLDALLTGELCGCNWQKGEETLKIR, from the coding sequence ATGCTCACCATCGGCGACCGCTTTCCCAGCTTCCGGCTCTCGGCGGTGGAGGGCGGCCCGCGCGGCCTGGACCCGAGGACCGCCTTCACCACGCTGAGCGACGCCGATGATGCCGGGCGCTGGAAGCTCGTCTTCTTCTGGCCGAAGGACTTCAGCCTTCTCTGCCCGACGGAGATCCTCGGCTTCGCCCGGCTCGCCGGGGAGTTCGAGGCGCGCAACACCGTCCTCTACGGCGTCTCGCTGGACAGCGAGCTCGTGCACATGCACTGGCGGGTGCATCACCAGGAGCTCCGCAACCTTCCCTTCGCCATGCTCTCCGACGTCCGGCGCAACCTGTCGCGGGAGTGCGGCATCCTCGACCCGGTGGAGGGCGTGCCGCTCCGCGCCACCTTCCTCGTGGACCCGGAGGGAGTCATCCGGCACGTCTCCGTCCACGACCTCGCCGTGGGCCGGAACCCGCAGGAGACGCTGCGCGTGCTGGACGCCCTCCTCACCGGCGAGCTCTGCGGCTGCAACTGGCAGAAAGGCGAGGAGACGCTCAAGATCCGTTGA
- a CDS encoding TRAP transporter large permease, whose amino-acid sequence MSFLILMAALIGLLYLGLPMFAALFLLPLGVLLYVEGGVPALGEIVLGNLNGYLLVAIPLFMMMAHVMVRGRVVDDLYGAAFAMLRNVRGGVGIATVVACTIFAAICGSSVATALTIGKIAIPQMLRYGMSRRGAFGVVAGGGTLGILIPPSAPMVLYAFVTETSVGALFLAGLLPGLMMAVMFAGYVWITEKRAVAPADEPPPERVATSFRRAGWSMTLPIFVLGGIYMGVFTATEAAGAGTIYAILIAGAIYRTITWRDLWDGVQDATRTSAMLLLIIAGAAVYGYMLTKLHIPQELAALVTEMGLSRTGFLVAMMVLLFLLGLVLESFSIILLTMPAILPAMAGLGIDKVWYGVLLTLSLEMALISPPVAMNLVVIKAITGAPLSEVNRSIIPYMLMLAAGTALLIAYPGIALWLPRQAGYGG is encoded by the coding sequence ATGTCCTTCCTGATCCTGATGGCCGCTCTGATCGGCCTGCTCTACCTCGGTCTGCCGATGTTCGCGGCGCTGTTCCTGCTGCCGCTGGGCGTGCTGCTCTATGTGGAGGGGGGCGTGCCCGCGCTGGGCGAGATCGTCCTCGGCAACCTCAACGGCTACCTGCTAGTGGCCATCCCGCTTTTCATGATGATGGCGCATGTCATGGTGCGCGGGCGGGTGGTGGACGACCTCTACGGCGCCGCTTTCGCGATGCTGCGGAACGTGCGGGGCGGGGTGGGCATCGCGACGGTGGTGGCCTGCACGATCTTTGCGGCGATCTGCGGCTCCTCGGTCGCGACGGCGCTGACCATCGGCAAGATCGCCATCCCGCAGATGCTGCGCTACGGCATGTCCCGCCGTGGGGCCTTCGGGGTGGTGGCGGGGGGCGGCACGCTCGGCATCCTCATCCCGCCTTCCGCGCCCATGGTGCTCTACGCCTTCGTCACGGAGACGAGCGTGGGGGCGCTCTTCCTGGCGGGCCTGTTGCCGGGGCTGATGATGGCGGTGATGTTCGCAGGCTACGTCTGGATCACCGAGAAGCGCGCCGTGGCGCCGGCGGACGAGCCGCCGCCGGAGCGCGTCGCGACCTCCTTCCGGCGCGCCGGGTGGTCCATGACGCTGCCGATCTTCGTGCTGGGTGGCATCTACATGGGGGTCTTCACCGCGACGGAGGCGGCGGGGGCGGGGACCATCTACGCCATCCTCATCGCGGGCGCGATCTACCGCACCATCACCTGGCGGGACCTGTGGGACGGTGTGCAGGACGCCACGCGGACGAGCGCGATGCTGCTGCTGATCATCGCGGGCGCGGCCGTGTACGGCTACATGCTGACGAAGCTGCACATCCCGCAGGAGCTGGCGGCGCTGGTGACGGAGATGGGCCTTTCCCGCACCGGCTTCCTGGTGGCGATGATGGTGCTGCTGTTCCTGCTAGGGCTGGTGCTGGAGAGCTTCTCCATCATCCTGCTGACGATGCCGGCCATCCTGCCGGCGATGGCGGGGCTGGGCATCGACAAGGTGTGGTACGGGGTGCTGCTGACGCTCTCCCTCGAGATGGCGCTGATCTCGCCTCCCGTCGCGATGAACCTCGTGGTCATCAAGGCGATCACGGGGGCGCCGCTGAGCGAGGTGAACCGCTCCATCATCCCCTACATGCTCATGCTGGCGGCCGGCACGGCGCTGCTGATCGCGTATCCCGGCATCGCGCTGTGGCTGCCGCGGCAGGCGGGGTATGGCGGGTAG
- a CDS encoding FAD-binding oxidoreductase yields MSHPLLADGSRTTPWWWEAAEPAPRPADLPDRAQVAVVGGGYAGLSAALTLARLGHRPVVLDAERIGWGASSRNGGMVSGGLKLASGELERAHGTDRAAAIARDAAASFPFIEELIAREAIDCDYTRCGRFAAAWTPAHHRAQAAKVAFIERATGLPASMLPRERQHEALGSDHYHGGMLAAATGSLHPGKYARGLAGAAAKAGAALVDSTRVQGIAQEGGGFVLKTSRGALRTDAVLVTTNGYSRDASGGSAMPWLARRLIPVGSYTIATGELPAETIDRLFPGRRMISDTKRVLNYFRPSPDGKRVLWGGRASFGPTTPEKAAPVLHGFMTAVFPELAKTRITHAWTGNVAFTFDFLPHIGTQEGIHYAAGCQGSGVAMASWLGHRAALRIAGAENQPFALADLPFPTAPGYSGRPWFLPLVGGWYRLRDRVDRMAA; encoded by the coding sequence ATGAGCCATCCTCTCCTCGCCGACGGCTCCCGGACCACCCCCTGGTGGTGGGAGGCCGCCGAGCCCGCGCCGCGCCCGGCCGATCTGCCGGATCGCGCGCAGGTCGCGGTGGTCGGGGGCGGCTACGCCGGCCTCTCCGCCGCCCTCACCCTCGCCCGCCTCGGCCACCGCCCCGTAGTGCTGGACGCGGAGCGGATCGGCTGGGGCGCCTCCTCCCGCAACGGCGGCATGGTCTCGGGCGGCCTCAAGCTGGCCTCTGGCGAGCTGGAGCGCGCGCACGGGACCGATCGCGCCGCCGCCATCGCGCGCGATGCCGCCGCCTCCTTCCCTTTCATCGAGGAGCTGATCGCGCGGGAGGCGATCGACTGCGATTACACACGCTGCGGCCGCTTCGCCGCCGCCTGGACCCCCGCCCACCACCGCGCCCAGGCCGCCAAGGTGGCCTTCATCGAGCGCGCGACCGGCCTTCCCGCCTCCATGCTGCCGCGGGAACGCCAGCACGAGGCGCTGGGCAGCGACCACTACCATGGCGGCATGCTCGCCGCGGCCACGGGCAGCCTGCACCCCGGCAAGTACGCGCGCGGCCTCGCCGGGGCCGCCGCGAAGGCCGGCGCCGCGCTCGTCGATTCCACCCGCGTGCAGGGCATCGCGCAGGAGGGCGGCGGCTTCGTGCTGAAGACCTCGCGCGGCGCGCTGCGCACCGATGCCGTCCTCGTCACCACCAACGGCTACAGCCGCGATGCCTCGGGCGGAAGCGCCATGCCCTGGCTGGCCCGCCGCTTGATCCCCGTCGGCTCCTACACCATCGCCACGGGGGAACTGCCCGCCGAGACGATCGACCGCCTCTTCCCCGGCCGCCGGATGATCAGCGACACCAAGCGCGTGCTGAACTACTTCCGCCCTTCGCCGGACGGAAAGCGCGTGCTCTGGGGCGGCCGCGCCTCCTTCGGCCCGACCACACCGGAGAAGGCGGCCCCCGTGCTGCACGGCTTCATGACCGCCGTCTTCCCGGAACTGGCCAAGACCCGCATCACACACGCCTGGACGGGCAACGTCGCCTTCACCTTCGACTTCCTGCCGCACATCGGCACGCAGGAGGGCATCCACTACGCCGCGGGCTGCCAGGGCTCCGGCGTCGCCATGGCGAGCTGGCTCGGGCACCGGGCAGCGCTGCGGATCGCCGGGGCGGAAAACCAGCCCTTCGCCCTGGCCGACCTGCCCTTCCCCACCGCCCCCGGCTACTCCGGCCGCCCCTGGTTCCTGCCACTCGTCGGGGGCTGGTACCGGCTACGCGACAGGGTGGACCGGATGGCCGCGTGA
- a CDS encoding class II aldolase/adducin family protein, translating into MPLPPPPVRPDPNHVPTEAELRRDLACAYRLIAHFGMTDLVYTHLSVRVPGEGHRFLVNPYGLLFEEITASSLVLVDAEGAPAQETSWPVNPAGFVIHSALHMGAPGAHCVMHTHTLAGMAVAAQKGGLLPLNQISTEFHDRVAFHDYEGVAADDNLGERERLVRDMGDKPAMVLRHHGLLTVGRTVAEAFYWMYYLEQSCRIQVAAQSSGAELDIPPEDVVLRAREQGGNSPVKGWLVWQALRRKMDREQPDYMA; encoded by the coding sequence ATGCCGCTTCCCCCGCCGCCGGTGCGGCCCGATCCGAATCACGTCCCGACCGAGGCGGAGCTGCGCCGCGACCTGGCCTGCGCCTACCGCCTGATCGCGCATTTCGGGATGACGGACCTCGTCTACACGCATCTCTCGGTGCGCGTTCCCGGCGAGGGGCACCGCTTCCTCGTCAATCCCTACGGCCTGCTCTTCGAGGAGATCACGGCCTCCTCCCTCGTGCTGGTGGATGCGGAAGGAGCGCCGGCGCAGGAGACGAGCTGGCCGGTGAACCCGGCGGGCTTCGTCATCCACTCCGCTCTGCACATGGGCGCGCCGGGCGCGCACTGCGTGATGCACACGCACACGCTGGCGGGCATGGCGGTGGCCGCGCAGAAGGGCGGGCTGCTCCCGCTCAACCAGATCAGCACGGAGTTCCACGACCGCGTGGCCTTCCACGACTACGAGGGCGTGGCGGCGGACGACAACCTCGGCGAGCGCGAGCGGCTGGTGCGGGACATGGGCGACAAGCCGGCCATGGTGCTGCGCCACCACGGGCTGCTGACCGTGGGGCGGACCGTGGCCGAGGCCTTCTACTGGATGTACTACCTGGAGCAGTCCTGCCGCATCCAGGTCGCGGCCCAGTCCTCCGGCGCTGAACTGGACATCCCCCCGGAGGATGTGGTGCTGCGCGCGCGGGAGCAGGGTGGGAACAGCCCGGTGAAGGGCTGGCTCGTCTGGCAGGCGCTGCGGCGGAAGATGGACCGCGAGCAGCCGGACTACATGGCGTGA
- a CDS encoding EAL domain-containing protein: MEPLRAPPPPGPVRRTAADPRDIFVTFAFAAADLLVETDPQGIVTFAAGAFRHHLGETPDAFVGRPLESLFAAEERSALGLAMQILATRGRLPPTATRLNGPRRPNFCLAGLAPAGPGGRFCLTLGPLPAPPQAASMASRTVFTRAAAGAAGHGTLALIDLPQDVRKAIGARPEVEGALDAALLAEPGGSLAGRLARGRYGLVMGAEPGNLAALVARIEAVLGSHGLPGDVSARSLSLDTAGLTPAQATRALRHALSRFAGHGVEGVPEGGLTESLRQIASRAGEVRRAIAERRFSLLYQPIVDLQRRGTHHHEALLRPREGGVEEFVRCAETVGLTEELDLAVADTVLDALRFSPRASIALNVSGLSMQSPRFRQALEARLDARTALVPRLMVELTESVEVEDEAEARATIDMLRDRGIALCIDDFGAGAAAFRYLRNFAVDWVKVDGAYVQAALRSEKDRSFVASMVDLSLAVGARVIAEQVETEEHAAVMASLGVEMAQGYLFARPGPLPKA; encoded by the coding sequence ATGGAACCCCTTCGCGCGCCCCCACCGCCCGGCCCTGTTCGCCGGACGGCGGCGGACCCACGGGACATCTTCGTCACCTTCGCCTTTGCCGCGGCCGACCTGCTGGTGGAGACCGACCCGCAGGGCATCGTCACCTTCGCGGCCGGCGCCTTCCGCCACCATCTCGGCGAGACGCCGGATGCCTTCGTCGGCCGCCCGCTGGAAAGCCTCTTCGCGGCGGAGGAGCGGAGCGCGCTCGGCCTGGCCATGCAGATCCTCGCCACGCGCGGAAGGCTGCCGCCCACCGCCACCCGGCTGAACGGCCCGCGGCGGCCGAACTTCTGCCTCGCCGGCCTCGCCCCCGCCGGTCCCGGAGGCCGTTTCTGCCTCACCCTCGGCCCCCTTCCCGCGCCGCCCCAGGCCGCCAGCATGGCCTCGCGCACGGTCTTCACCCGGGCCGCGGCCGGCGCGGCCGGGCACGGCACCCTGGCGCTGATCGACCTGCCGCAGGATGTGCGGAAGGCCATCGGCGCCCGGCCGGAGGTGGAGGGCGCACTGGACGCCGCCCTGCTGGCGGAGCCCGGCGGCAGCCTTGCCGGCCGCCTGGCGCGGGGCCGCTACGGGCTGGTGATGGGGGCCGAGCCCGGGAACCTCGCCGCCCTCGTCGCCCGGATCGAGGCGGTGCTCGGCTCGCACGGGCTGCCCGGGGACGTCTCGGCCCGCAGCCTCTCCCTGGACACGGCGGGGCTGACCCCGGCCCAGGCCACGCGCGCCCTGCGCCACGCCCTTTCCCGCTTCGCCGGGCACGGGGTGGAGGGCGTGCCGGAAGGCGGGCTGACGGAGTCCCTTCGCCAGATCGCCTCGCGCGCGGGCGAGGTCCGGCGCGCGATCGCGGAACGTCGCTTCAGCCTTCTCTACCAACCCATCGTGGACCTGCAGCGGCGCGGAACCCACCATCACGAGGCGCTGCTGCGCCCGCGGGAGGGCGGGGTGGAGGAGTTCGTCCGCTGCGCCGAGACGGTGGGGCTGACGGAGGAACTGGACCTCGCCGTGGCCGACACGGTGCTGGACGCGCTGCGCTTCTCTCCACGGGCCAGCATCGCCCTGAACGTCTCTGGCCTCTCCATGCAGTCCCCACGCTTCCGGCAGGCGCTGGAGGCCCGGCTGGACGCCCGCACGGCCCTCGTCCCGCGCCTGATGGTCGAGCTGACCGAATCCGTGGAGGTGGAGGACGAGGCGGAGGCCCGTGCCACCATCGACATGCTGCGGGACCGCGGCATCGCCCTCTGCATCGACGATTTCGGCGCCGGCGCCGCCGCGTTCCGCTACCTCCGCAACTTCGCGGTGGACTGGGTGAAGGTGGACGGCGCCTACGTCCAGGCGGCTCTGCGGAGCGAGAAGGACCGTTCCTTCGTCGCCAGCATGGTCGATCTCAGCCTCGCCGTCGGCGCACGCGTGATCGCGGAACAGGTGGAGACGGAGGAGCACGCCGCCGTCATGGCCTCCCTCGGCGTGGAGATGGCGCAGGGCTACCTCTTCGCGCGCCCCGGCCCCCTCCCGAAAGCGTAG
- a CDS encoding TRAP transporter small permease — MQRAVGLLSRLACGLASISTIVCLVLIGFSVAARYLFHAPQPWVDKVAGWLVVALVLLAAPEAQRRFEHIGVDVAVSRLGPRLARAANVVGAASVALVAGILLWAGWETVEFSLMVGMMTDIPGVPEWWVQVLLPIGAAVLLLVSVAQCLVLLAGGTPDYLPTGDEELPRDTLARGE, encoded by the coding sequence ATGCAACGCGCCGTCGGCCTCCTCTCCCGCCTTGCCTGCGGGCTGGCCTCGATCTCCACCATCGTCTGCCTCGTGCTGATCGGGTTCTCCGTCGCGGCGCGCTACCTGTTCCACGCGCCGCAGCCCTGGGTGGACAAGGTGGCGGGGTGGCTGGTGGTGGCGCTGGTGCTGCTGGCGGCACCGGAGGCGCAGCGGCGCTTCGAGCATATCGGGGTGGATGTGGCGGTTTCGCGGTTGGGGCCGAGGCTGGCGCGGGCGGCGAACGTGGTCGGGGCGGCCTCTGTCGCGCTCGTGGCTGGCATCCTGCTCTGGGCGGGGTGGGAGACGGTGGAGTTCTCCCTGATGGTCGGGATGATGACGGACATCCCCGGCGTTCCGGAGTGGTGGGTGCAGGTACTGCTGCCGATCGGGGCGGCGGTGCTGCTGCTGGTCTCGGTGGCGCAGTGCCTGGTGCTGCTGGCGGGCGGGACGCCCGACTACCTGCCCACAGGCGACGAGGAACTGCCGCGCGACACGCTGGCGCGGGGCGAGTAG
- a CDS encoding ABC transporter ATP-binding protein — MSAAAGHALSLQGVGKRYGDFVAVHDASLEVASGEFLTLLGPSGSGKTTILMMVAGFVEPSAGRILLDGRDITALPPERREFGMVFQGYALFPHMTVAENVAFPLRVRGLGRAERDAKVRAALDLVQLVRFAERKPSQLSGGQQQRVALARALVFDPALLLLDEPLSALDKKLRAELQEELKALHRRVGRTFINVTHDQEEALSLSDRIAILNHGNLVQVGTPEALYERPATRFVADFLGKSNFIEGEAEADAGGIALRRGGARVLARGLASGRAVLSLRPEKIALLPEGGAEDNVVEGRIASWSYLGTGYGLVVETPDLGPIRVHLPAWRAAVAPAEGLPVRLGFSRDAAVAVTEDAA; from the coding sequence GTGAGCGCCGCCGCTGGGCACGCGCTCTCGCTCCAGGGAGTCGGGAAGCGCTACGGCGATTTCGTGGCGGTTCACGACGCCTCGCTGGAGGTGGCGAGCGGAGAGTTCCTGACGCTGCTCGGGCCATCGGGATCGGGGAAGACCACGATCCTGATGATGGTCGCGGGCTTCGTGGAGCCGAGCGCGGGGCGCATCCTGCTGGATGGGCGCGACATCACCGCCCTGCCGCCGGAGCGGCGTGAGTTCGGCATGGTGTTCCAGGGCTACGCGCTGTTCCCGCACATGACTGTGGCGGAGAACGTGGCCTTCCCGCTGCGGGTGCGCGGGCTCGGCCGGGCGGAGCGGGACGCGAAGGTGCGGGCGGCGCTGGACCTCGTGCAGCTCGTGAGATTCGCGGAGAGAAAGCCCTCGCAGCTCTCCGGCGGGCAGCAGCAGCGCGTGGCGCTGGCGCGTGCGCTGGTTTTCGACCCGGCGCTGCTGCTGCTGGACGAGCCGCTCTCCGCTCTCGACAAGAAGCTGCGCGCGGAGCTGCAGGAGGAGCTGAAGGCGCTGCACCGGCGGGTGGGGCGCACTTTCATCAACGTGACGCACGACCAGGAGGAGGCGCTGAGCCTCTCCGACCGGATCGCGATCCTGAACCACGGCAACCTCGTGCAGGTCGGCACGCCGGAGGCGCTGTACGAGCGGCCGGCGACGCGCTTCGTGGCGGACTTCCTGGGCAAGTCCAACTTCATCGAGGGCGAGGCGGAGGCGGATGCGGGCGGCATCGCCCTGCGGCGCGGCGGCGCGCGCGTGCTGGCGCGCGGCTTGGCCAGCGGGCGCGCCGTGCTGTCCCTGCGGCCGGAGAAGATAGCGCTGCTGCCAGAGGGCGGCGCGGAGGACAACGTGGTGGAGGGGCGGATCGCCTCCTGGTCCTATCTCGGCACGGGGTACGGGCTGGTGGTGGAGACGCCGGATCTCGGGCCGATCCGGGTGCACCTGCCGGCCTGGCGCGCGGCCGTGGCGCCGGCGGAGGGCCTGCCCGTGCGGCTGGGCTTCTCGCGCGACGCCGCCGTGGCCGTGACGGAAGACGCGGCTTGA
- a CDS encoding glyoxylate/hydroxypyruvate reductase A — MLVVKAPGTRYMKQWCDNLAHFVPGLEVRPGTEEFAPEKVRYAVTWEPPLGWLASLPNLEMVVSIGAGVDHITRDPNWPRHLPLVRMGGAEIGQRMGEYVAWACLHLLRLGRTYAVQQAEARWHYVNTESTAEDLTVGIMGMGTLGAQVVPMLRALGYSVVGWSRGRKQVAGAESFAGPEEFDAFLRRSNVLVCLLPSTPETTGIIDADLLGKLPEGAAVVNAGRGPHLVVPDLIAALDSGHLSGAVLDVFEPEPLAADSPLWAHPKVTVTPHVASVSRVRERAQFVADVIAAFEAGRPVPNLFDPVRGY; from the coding sequence ATGCTTGTCGTGAAGGCTCCGGGCACGCGCTACATGAAGCAGTGGTGCGACAACCTGGCCCATTTCGTGCCCGGTCTCGAGGTCCGGCCAGGAACCGAGGAGTTCGCGCCGGAGAAGGTGCGCTACGCCGTGACCTGGGAACCGCCGCTGGGCTGGCTGGCGAGCCTGCCGAACCTGGAGATGGTCGTCTCCATCGGGGCGGGGGTGGACCACATCACGCGCGACCCGAACTGGCCGCGGCACCTGCCGCTGGTGCGGATGGGGGGCGCGGAGATCGGGCAGCGCATGGGCGAGTACGTGGCCTGGGCCTGCCTGCACCTGCTGCGCCTCGGCCGCACCTACGCCGTGCAGCAGGCGGAGGCGCGCTGGCACTACGTGAACACGGAGTCCACGGCGGAGGACCTGACGGTCGGCATCATGGGCATGGGCACGCTCGGCGCGCAGGTCGTGCCGATGCTGCGGGCGCTGGGCTACTCCGTCGTCGGCTGGTCGCGCGGCCGCAAGCAGGTGGCGGGCGCCGAGAGCTTCGCGGGGCCGGAGGAGTTCGACGCCTTCCTCCGCCGCAGCAACGTGCTGGTCTGCCTGCTACCCTCCACGCCGGAGACGACGGGGATCATCGATGCGGACCTGCTGGGGAAGCTGCCGGAGGGCGCGGCGGTGGTGAATGCCGGGCGCGGGCCGCATCTGGTGGTGCCGGACCTGATCGCGGCGCTGGATTCCGGCCATCTCTCCGGCGCGGTGCTGGACGTGTTCGAGCCGGAGCCGCTGGCGGCCGACAGCCCGCTCTGGGCGCATCCGAAGGTGACGGTCACGCCGCACGTGGCAAGCGTGTCGCGCGTGCGGGAACGGGCGCAGTTCGTGGCCGACGTGATCGCGGCGTTCGAGGCGGGGCGGCCGGTGCCGAACCTCTTCGATCCCGTGCGGGGGTACTGA
- a CDS encoding extracellular solute-binding protein, whose amino-acid sequence MSQSFHEDCAELARRAAERGVLPRRGALKALGALGLLPATGGAARAQAAKELVICNWGGLANEGFSRNYGAPFEAANPGFKVAMNSTGPSAGRIKSMVDSRAVTWDLCDSSASASRVLGKDNLVSRIDYNVVKKSDVISEAFALEYGAAPYSFSSVLAYDSAKFPNGGPQNWADFFDTRRFPGTRLLRRDALAVLDAAQIALGKDPARLYPLDARACLAKIRDIRRNAVFWNNGSESEQFLRTGEATMGIIWHTRAKVLEDESKGRIKFTWNQGLLQAGIFVIPRGNPGGADAQRLLASMLANPEPQVELLKLLGNGPTNPRAAALVPQEFKRFNPTDPANAAQQVTLDGNWWGDNYTELNQEVIDIITG is encoded by the coding sequence ATGTCTCAGAGCTTCCACGAGGACTGCGCCGAGCTGGCGCGGCGCGCGGCCGAACGCGGGGTGCTGCCGCGGCGCGGGGCGCTGAAGGCACTCGGCGCCCTCGGCCTGCTGCCCGCGACCGGCGGAGCGGCGCGGGCGCAGGCGGCAAAGGAGTTGGTGATCTGCAACTGGGGCGGGCTCGCCAACGAGGGCTTCTCCCGCAACTACGGCGCGCCCTTCGAGGCGGCGAATCCCGGCTTTAAAGTCGCGATGAACAGCACCGGCCCCTCGGCCGGGCGGATCAAGAGCATGGTGGACAGCCGGGCCGTCACCTGGGACCTGTGCGACAGCTCCGCCTCCGCCTCCCGCGTGCTGGGGAAGGACAACCTGGTCTCCAGGATCGACTACAACGTCGTGAAAAAGAGCGACGTGATCTCGGAGGCCTTCGCGCTGGAGTACGGGGCGGCGCCCTACTCCTTCTCCTCCGTGCTGGCCTATGACAGCGCGAAGTTCCCCAATGGCGGGCCGCAGAACTGGGCGGACTTCTTCGACACCCGCAGGTTCCCGGGCACGCGGCTGCTGCGGCGCGACGCGCTCGCGGTGCTGGATGCCGCGCAGATAGCGCTGGGGAAGGATCCGGCGAGGCTCTATCCGCTGGATGCGCGCGCCTGCCTGGCGAAGATCCGGGATATCCGGCGCAACGCCGTGTTCTGGAACAACGGCTCGGAGAGCGAGCAGTTCCTGCGCACGGGCGAGGCGACGATGGGCATCATATGGCACACGCGTGCGAAGGTGCTGGAGGACGAATCGAAGGGCCGGATCAAGTTCACCTGGAACCAGGGGCTGCTGCAGGCCGGGATCTTCGTGATCCCGCGCGGCAACCCGGGCGGGGCGGACGCGCAGCGGCTTCTGGCGAGCATGCTGGCGAACCCGGAGCCGCAGGTGGAGCTGCTGAAGCTGCTGGGCAACGGCCCGACCAACCCGCGCGCGGCGGCGCTGGTGCCGCAGGAGTTCAAGCGCTTCAACCCGACCGACCCGGCGAACGCCGCGCAGCAGGTGACGCTGGACGGCAACTGGTGGGGTGACAACTACACCGAGCTGAACCAAGAGGTGATCGACATCATCACGGGTTGA
- the dctP gene encoding TRAP transporter substrate-binding protein DctP — MASRRNFLALPLAAALPLPAVRSARAQAATVMRLSHQYPPSHHIAGVLARFAEEVKTRSNGAVDVQVFPAEQLAKVAENFPGVARGAFEAAVATNFTWGNTIPEMSAQTIPFFFADLERNRRFPASEARKFLDGVTARRAVRSVAWLFTTNRAIFTSQRRPLVALEDFRGMKIRGINSLIDTALTAAGAAPAATPAPEVVGALQSGVLDAGLTDVSAAVSRRFYEVQKFGTVSPFFAVSTQVYVNPRWWDRLPAEGRGVIEAALAKAETEAVEVTVRTADAAVGELREKGMTVHEQTPEQVAAWQAVMQKPVMDAFLKSAPESGPRLLDLLRAV, encoded by the coding sequence ATGGCTTCCCGACGCAACTTTCTTGCTCTTCCGCTCGCCGCCGCCCTGCCGCTGCCGGCCGTCCGCTCCGCGCGTGCCCAGGCCGCGACGGTGATGCGGCTCTCGCACCAGTACCCGCCATCCCACCATATCGCGGGCGTGCTGGCGCGTTTCGCGGAGGAGGTGAAGACGCGCAGCAACGGCGCGGTGGACGTGCAGGTCTTCCCCGCCGAGCAGCTGGCGAAGGTGGCCGAGAACTTCCCGGGCGTAGCGCGCGGCGCCTTCGAGGCGGCGGTGGCGACGAACTTCACCTGGGGCAACACCATCCCCGAGATGTCGGCCCAGACCATCCCGTTCTTCTTCGCCGACCTGGAGAGGAACCGGCGCTTCCCCGCATCCGAGGCGCGGAAGTTCCTGGACGGGGTGACGGCGCGGCGGGCGGTGCGCTCGGTGGCGTGGCTGTTCACCACGAACCGGGCGATCTTCACCTCGCAGCGCAGGCCGCTGGTGGCGCTGGAGGATTTCCGCGGCATGAAGATCCGCGGGATCAACAGCCTGATCGACACCGCGCTGACCGCGGCCGGTGCGGCGCCCGCCGCGACGCCGGCGCCGGAGGTGGTGGGCGCCCTGCAGTCCGGCGTGCTGGATGCAGGGCTGACGGACGTCTCGGCCGCCGTGTCCCGCCGGTTCTACGAGGTGCAGAAGTTCGGCACCGTCTCGCCCTTCTTCGCCGTCTCCACCCAGGTCTACGTGAACCCGCGCTGGTGGGACCGGCTGCCGGCGGAGGGGCGCGGGGTGATCGAGGCGGCGCTGGCGAAGGCGGAGACCGAGGCGGTGGAGGTGACGGTGCGGACCGCCGACGCCGCCGTGGGCGAGCTGCGCGAGAAGGGGATGACCGTTCACGAGCAGACGCCGGAGCAGGTGGCGGCCTGGCAGGCGGTGATGCAGAAGCCCGTCATGGACGCCTTCCTGAAATCCGCGCCGGAGAGCGGGCCGCGGCTGCTGGACCTGCTGCGGGCGGTCTGA